ATGATCCGAATTGATTTAAGCATCACTACCAGCGAGAAAgtctcgtcgtagtcaactccttgaacttgTTGAAAACCCTTGGCGACAAGTCGAACTTTATGGATttgaacatttccatccatatcaGTTTTCCTTTCAAATATCCATTTGCACTCGATGATTTTAACACCCTTTGGTGGATCTACCCAGTTCCAAACTCggttttcatccatggactttaattCGGATCTCATGGCCTCAAGCCATAACTCGGACTCTGGACCCACCATCACTTCTGCATAAGTAGTCGGCTCGTCATTGTCTAACAACAACACATTGCGTACATTACGCAGTCTTTCCGACCTTCGTGGATTTGGTGCTGTATTGGCCGTGGGTACGACGACTGGCTCAGTCACTCGGACATCACCTGTCGAGTTATCCACTACTGGCTCATCTCGAACTTCTTCGAGTTGTACAGACTTGagtaggcaatcagagggggggggggtgaatgattgcgcggaagcaaattaaaacttttcccgaaagttcaatcCCTGAAACCCTAATCTGTTCGTGATAATAAATACAATGTAACTTTAGGTCGGCTGGACCAAAAAttacgtatgagtatgcaaaagaaagatattgaaattatctaaccaacgcaacaagaatcagctcaatcggacgtaccaatcaaaagatatgatcaaaacagtaacacCTGATAGAAAGTTACGAaaattaatctaaaaccaatttcgagaaATAACAAGAAATATGAAGTAATCGCAATCTTTCcctgatctcgtgataaatctACTGCAAattattatgaactcgtgatgaacctgcagcaaaatgttggaaagatctagcacgaagaatccacgaagatctaagaagaacagagatgacaccgccaacgaatctctttattgcaacgatgtcgatcgattgcAAAAGATGCaatcatgcatccaagaactctccaaggaTTGATCTAGATCTAAAGCCTTGAGTTCCCTCATGTACTTGCTAAAACTCTAGCCTAGAcggcctctatttataagagaaaattcacggccctaaaccgagtccgaatccaacacgaactcctctgtcccgatcggtattctgcccgtggggcccgcatacgacctcggattgagatgactccaaaagcaaagttgacgaacgcgcacaactttcatgtggaccacttttccatcggaCGCGATCTTAATGACgttactgtttaatctttaaacagctctcatccagccacggctggacttatatgtcttcacgtcgatgccactccatgccatcaactcttcttgtgatgtcttcaaaactcgaccatcacgtgtcgaatatctccaacaccgtacatctccggtataacaacgtacgacaaaccggtgccctcccgaatcatcgtagccttcactttcattgtcccttcgcacgaacgtcccgcatgacgtTAATCCTCGACCTCaacttctcccaagcttcctcccttgatcccgtcatcgaccacgttcatctagctccggcaacacctgaaagcgaacacacaaataaccagtacgagcacaagtccacgacttgactcagggtaagtttcacacaactcacgccatgttttcacataagaaactaatggatcaacacaccactagcaaagcactaagtccaaacaatatacaagtcatcatataagtattcatattatccaaagtatccacatcaatgtttcacctaaaacacttgccaatgttacacatcacatcTGATTTCACAATCAGCCATTAGGCCCCTGCACAAAAAGAATACATCCGATGCAGTGCATTTGAAATGAAAATCGACCTAGCAATTTCTTGAGGGTTCAGACTTACAATCGGAACAGTGAAACAAGCTATCATGGGCATAGAATTCATGATGCTTGACAAAGGAACTCGTCATTTGTATTCATATTGACTGAAATTACAAGGTTCTTCTACACtaagtaattaaaaaaagaagggggccTTTTTTCCATGTAGAAATTCGGAGTTTCATGTTACGGGCAAGCACCAAGTAACAGAACTTTTGAAACTCTAGCAGCAACAGGGAAATTATAGGCTTCTCACGGTAAACATGCCTTCGCGACCGCCACGCCGACACTTCGCCAGGACCTCGCCCAGATCTGTCCCGCTCGAGGCAGATGCGGCCCAAAACAGCCACTGTCTCGCCTCAActggccgtcgccgcctcgcCATCGCGGCTTCCGCGGCGTCACCTCACGCCACCGCTCGACCCCCAAGAGTGCTGACAGccgagccccgccgccggacgGGCTTTGCCCGGGATGAGGTGGTCAGGCAGCTGGCGCTGGCGAGGGGGCGAGAGGTAGAGGAGGGCGAGTCAGGAAGAGAGGGACACGCAGAGCCAAAGGGTCAGGCCTGCACCGGGGAGTTGCCGAGTTGCTGGGAGGGTGTGGGAGCTGGGGCCTAGGGGcgcaggaggagaaggcggacTGGCGGAGCTTTTTTCACGAAGGGGTATGGGACGCGGGGGGAGACGAAGGTtgtttgacagacgacgaaAGCTCATGGTGAAGAAAACgctccgtattttttagataggtatagataaCTGACCACTAGATATAACAGGAGCGAGAGAGGCCTGTTCTTGGTAGGATCAGTCCGGATCATTTGGACTTTAGGAAAGACCAGGAATAATGCTtgtttcaaacaaaaaatgccGCGCTTGTTGAGAGAGAGACAGGCGGCGGTGATATTTAGGAGAGTAAAACTGGGCATCTTGAGAGGTCTCGCCGTCAGCAATTTCGGCCGTCAGATTGTAAGTACAGATCGTTTCTGACCGTGGATCCCCCGATCACTCCCGCCTGGGCCGCCTGTCCTACGGGCTGCTATTCCCGTAGAAAAATCCCCGTTTCGTGGTTGATTGGGCCAGTTTTGCGGCCCATACACCATGCACCCGTTACCTGCGCCcgctggaaaaaaaaatcagttcgCCCCTCGCGATCCCTCTCCAGGTCAGATGATCAGATCTCCTCCGATGGACGAGGCTTCGGGCGAACCCTAGGTGTGCAGCACCGGCGCCGTTCCCTTTGGCTCGCTACCCCGACGACCGTACACCGCAGGCCTCTCCACATCCCTTCTCTCTTCCCTCACGGCGCCTCGCTCGTGAAACCCTAGCAGCTTGCTTTCCTCCTCTACGCACAGCGACGGCCGTGGCACTCCCATGATGTTTCTGCTTCCCCCTCCCTGCACCCACAAGGCCACGACCCTCATGTCGTCTTCGTGAAGTCAGATCCGTTTGCCACCGGCAACAGAGGACaatgggaggaggagaagaaaggtGACGGCCAAGGCTATTTAGGAAGCAGATGGGGCTGCCTCACCTGTGGTACAGGGTGGAGTCGACCTCCAAAGCAACTGAGACCTTCACTACGGCACAGCGAAGCCACAACATTTCCTTCTGCCCGCATGGTCTCCAGGCGATGGACTGATCGTCCAGATTCAGGTTTGATTCTTCAGGTTGTCTTTTTTTACCGTATTTGGCCTCATCTTGGATAAGTTGGTCAGTCGACTGCGGAAAATCAGGTACAATGTTTTGTGTAAACCATGTAATTCGGTTCTTAGTCCACTGTTAAATTGGTGAATTGTGCTTGCTTTTAGTTCTTTTTTGAAGTGTTGCAGATTGTAGCTTGATTTAGATGACAGTATTTTAAATATTTCACTTTTATTTAGCAGCTTGCATATCAATTGCCTAAACAATCTGGATCAGAAATAGCTTGAGTGAAGACTTTCCATGTGTAATTAAAATTCAAATCCATATAATCTCGCTCCTTCGTGGGTTGCTGCCTCCAGCCTGTCCTCCACGCGCAGCGACTATTCTCAGTGTGCCCCGTCGTCTGGGATTGGCCATGGCAGGATGGCTTGCAAGGGGATGTCTCTGGGTGATGGCTTAGGAGTCCAGCATCCACATCCTAGTACACGGACGTTGCCACATCTGGCAACAATTAATACTATAAGTTATCTAAACATCGAGTTATCCATGtctatattttcttttgtagtTCAGGCTATGCCGCGCCAAAAGATGATGTGTGGATTCTCCGGTCTCTGGAAGTGTCCCTGCTCTTAATTGGTGTATTTAATCATACCATCTTTGTGTTACTGGATAAATTATGCAACGTGCCTAACATTTAGCTCACTTAAGCATCATTAAACGGTTAGTTCTATTTATCATTATGTCATGTTCAGTTCAACTCATATATTTAGATGAATTCGAACTTTGACTCTACATCAGTGTCAAATTTTATGGTTTACctacttttcttttcattgCTCATGAAAAACTGTTAAATTCACTGGCAAGTTTATGGAGGGATTTATGTTATTGGTAATAAATACACGACTATGCAGTTCACTGCTGAGTTAACATCAAATTCTCCTGGAACTTGTGTTCTCATGTAGCAGGAAAGATGCTCTTTTGAAAGTCTTTCTTAGTGTCAATGGATATTCTTCCATCTAATTGACTATTATTAAGTCCGCTCCGTGCTAATTCCTAAAAGTTTATAAACATATCTATTCTGAACGTTGGGTCCTTCATATACTCCTCCGTTTTTTACAGGTTCTAAGAACTCCAGTGTCATTTAATATGCTTAGGGAGTATTTACAATGGTTATGGAAAATCTGTACATAATGGCCTACAATGGTTATGTGAAATCTGTAGTCAATGACCTACCAGTTTTGCCAAAGGCACACTCGAAAATATGCAAAAGATCTAGGAACACCTAGATTTTGACATTGCTTTGTTCATCTGGTCCAAGCTCAATGCCAACAAATGGACATACCCGATAGAACTGATTTATGCTGGCATATCTAGATTTGATTGCATGGATGATTCATAGTTCATAGTCGGAAAATTCCTCTGTTTGTTCTGTTGGTCTCTGGCGCAATGAAATTATTTCTCAGATATGCTATCATGCTGGCCTGGTCAAGCATACAGAGAAAACAGATAATATATTTTATGTATAACAAAGCCAAAAAAGTTCTGAACGGTAGATAGACATAATTATAGTGAACAtgtagatgagataaatgatccTTGATGGCTATTTTCTGTATCAATCGGGCCCTACACTAATGTATATCATTTTTGATGGATTCCCTAAAGTTCCAAACCTTTCTCACTGGTAATGGAATGCTATATGCACCTGAAGCGATTAGTTTTGGAgggtttttctcttttttggaAGCGTATGTCTACCAGATGGCCTACGACCATTTCAAAACATTAACTGACAATGTTTTTTTCTATGGTATTTTTTTCTAACATCCAAGGACTAATAAATATATACACTCTGTGTTACTTAGAAATAATATGCTATTTAGACCAACTgtctaatactccctccgatccatattaattgtcgaaatattacatgtatttggatgctttttaggcatagatacatccatgtttggtcaaatttgagacaattaatatggatcggagggagtagaaattTATGTGTCTACGTATCTACTGAAAACACCATTTTTACGATAATCAgaactttttatttattttttgctttttgaGAATGCACAGCAAGATGCACCGTTTAGTTAGACTTTGTCTTCATAATGTTTACCGTGTTGAGCACAAGGGTATAAAGGAAATAATTCTTCAACATTCACAGTGTTGGTCTTTTGACGTCATAAATATTTATTTACTAGAGATGCAAGATAGAATTGTTTGTGTAGTGCTACAGCCTGGAGATAAATCTCCATATGCACTTGCACTATTAAGGTTTTATGTAATTATTCTTTGTGATTGTGGTCTTCAGTTCTGATTTCCTCTCTTTGTAACAATATACAACTTTCTTGCTGGATACAAGGATTGTCAATATCTGTTCTTGCTTTGGGAGACAACTCTAAGTCAAGAGGTATGTTTCCTTGATTACAACTGTTACTTGTACAATGATGTACTAACATGGTACCTCCTCTGGTTTTGTATAAAACTTCCATCTCCAAAAGCCTGAAACTCCAATCTACAAGGCCAATTACTCTCCACGTTGAATTAATTAGGTTCTCTTTTACAATGGTTAATACTGGCCCAACATTTAATTAGGTCCTCCTTTACAATGATTTTTTAGATAGGCTTGTATACTTGCTAAAAAGGCTACTTATTAATCTTTATTCATCTTATTTGATAAGGTAATCATTGTACGGTTCACCTACAATTATATGACACATACCTACTCAATAATAGATATTAATTTTACACTCCTTGCAGGTATTTCCATGGTGCTGAATCAGTTCTATCTCCAGGCATACATCCTATCTACGGAATCTACAAATATACCAGCTATCAACCTAAATTACGAAGGACATCATGCTATTAAACATCGTCCTTAGGTCCCTTTCAATTATGTGCATATGAATTTGTATAACTCTATACCTACACTATTACCAAAACTTAGTACTTTGACCAACATACAAACCTTTATTGAGAATTATTGAAATATCCTTAGTGTCCCATTTTAGATGAATGTATCtttcgtaaaaaaaacaaattggatGGATCTATCTTCTTTTGTGAACATGGACGTGTCACGTGTCCGCTTTCATGTTTAAGTTCTAGCCTAGTAGACATAAGAAAGAAATTCCACTTCTTCCCTGATGCCGCACCACATCTCTTTGATGATCGACCAATATATGGAGTAATAATGCAGATTTAACTTTCTTGTTTCGTGAATTCAAATATTTACGGAAATAATTCCACTATTTGCccttgaaaatatatttctatCATTGTATTGATTGTTATATGGAATAATTTATATCATTGTGTTGATTGTTATATATTTTCCTTTGAGGGATTGTTGATTGTTATATGTTCACTTGGTGTGTGCCTTGGAGACTTTCATTCTTCGTGCTTCGGCGTAATTGTATCTCTCCTATCATTTTATTGTCGAAAATGACGGGTAACGCGCGCCATCGATCTAGTCTACCGAAAATCTCAAAAGGAATACGTCTTAAGCTAAACTCAACAGGTTGAACACGCCTTAAGCTAAACTCGTTGGCAGCAAAGGccttttttgagagagaggcagCCAGGCCAAGCCTACGAGGCCCAGCTGCTGGCTCCCAGACAGGCCACGGGCCACGCGCAATGAGAGGCCCACACGAGTGTCTGTGTTGGACCGTTGGAGTGCTCCTCAGGTCAACTCACAATTGTAAGATgcatgaaaaggaaaaagatcctctcaaaaaaaaaaagatgggacacgttttcctccaaaaaaaaaagatggacaCGTCACACATGCAGAGACAGACAGGGCACATCACGTTCCGttccgtcgtcgtcgccgctgATTGCCAACCCGTTCCGTTAcccgtcgtcctcctccagcGATCTTCTTACTCGGTTCCTGttgcccgccgccaccacgctATCTTATCTAGATCTGCTGCCCGCGACAAGACGACGACGGTGGTTCAGACCGTCAGACGAGCAAGTACATCCATGATCGGTATAAGCCAACCTACCATCGTGACCACACCATTGTACGTTActccaaaaaaaacaaaaaatatgaggAGAAGAGATGAGCTCCAAGATAAGGAGCGAGCGTtcgatcgagctagctagctaaagCTAGTGCAGTACAGTAAAGACTGCAGAGGCGTATATATATAGCTTAGCCGCCATTATTAGCAGGCTTTGTTCAGCAAGCAGCAAAAGAGGGTACAATGGCGCGCGAGGAGCTCCGGGCGCGGGTGCGGGCGGCGCTGCCGTGGACGGTGCGGCTGCAGCTCCGCGCGCTCGAGGCTGCCGTCGACGCcacgcagcgccgccgcgacggcACCGTCAACCGCTTCCTCTTCAACCTCCTCGCCGACCGCCGCGTCGcgcccaccaccacctccggcAGCGTCCGCTCCCTCGACGTCACCGTCGACGCCTCCACGGGCGTCACGGCGCGCGtcttcttcaactccggcgctcccaccgcgccgtccccgcggCCCGTCGTCGTCTACTTCCACGGCGGCGGATTCACGGtcttctccgccgccacgGGGCCCTACGACTCGCTCTGCCGCTCCATCTGcctcggctccggcgccgtcgtcgtctcccTCAGCTACCGCCTCGCGCCCGAGCACCGCTTCCCCGCCGcctacgacgacggcgccgccgccctccgcttCCTCACCACATCCTCCGCTGCTTCCCAAATCCCCGTCCCAATCGACCTCTCCCGCTgcttcctcgccggcgacaGCGCCGGCGCCAACATCGCTCACCACGTCGCCCACCGCttcacctcctcttcttcctctcctccccccaACATCCAAATCGCCGGAATCATCCTTCTATCCGCCTATTTCGGGGGCCAAGAGCGCACGGAATCGGAGCTAGCCCTGGAAGGCGTGGCGCCGATCGTGAACCTCCGCCGGTCGGACTTCTGGTGGAAGGCGTTCCtgccggcgggggcggacCGGAACCACCCGGCGGCGCACGTGACGGGGGAGGCggggccggagccggagctggGGGAAGCGTTCCCGCCGGCGTTGGTGGTGGTCGGCGGGCTCGACCCGCTGCAGGACTGGGGCCGGCGCTACGCGGCCATGCTGCGGCGGATGGGGAAGAGCGTGAAGGTCGTGGAGTTCCCGGAGGCTGTTCACGCCTTCTACTTCTTTCCGGCGCTGCCGGAGTCCGCCAGGCTcgtggaagagatcaaggCGTTCGTGCAGCAGGACGCCGAGCCGAATTCCAATTCATCGTAGAGGAACTTCCTCTCCGCACGCGCATCTTAATTCCCATGGCATCTCTCAATTGTTTGTACAGTACGTACGTGTTAAGCCATGCCGTGGGTCAATAAAATCGCACTTTTATATACGGACGATGACTTCAATAATACTatttccatttcataattctcgtcaaaatattacatgtatctagacactttttaggaatagatacattcaattttgaacaaatttgagacaagaatcaTGAAACGTATAATGCACGATTCAGGAATCTGTAATTGGATTTTATTTACACTTGGTACATTTCAAATTTGCGTACAAAATTATGTACGTTGTGCAAGGAGGAGCAATGCATAGCGTGGTGCTGCTAACTGTTCCGGATCACGTACGCATCGTTGTTGGACTGTTGGTATTCTCTAGCTAGTGGCCAGCGAGTCGCCCTCAGCACAGCGGAGATGGATACATAGCGGTAGAGAGATAGCGTGACGGTGAGACGGCGACCCCAGCTAGCGGCTACAGTACGGATCTGATAGTATTTCGGCAAGCAATTGGCGAAAAATGTTCTTTTTTCAATctatcattttcttttcatagtCTTGGATTTTGATCGGCTCGTTGGGGCCTGGACAACGATAAAGCAAACAACTGTTCCCTCATAGTCCCCTCAATTTATGATCAGTTTTGAGGATACCCTTCAACCAACCAGCATCGGAATAAACACAATCACATTCAATAGACACGATAATTTACATGGAAAACCTTCTCAACGTGAGGAGGAGTAAAAAGATCGATCGGCCCACTCCAACCTCCACCATTAGCAAAATGTATACAATTGAGTTTTCTCTATAAATTACAGAGAATTATAACAGCCTCCACAGTTAGAATGATCAcacactagaaacgagagttTCTTCGGTCCAAATGCATAAATCTATACGAGATGTTTTGTtgaacagagagagtattaCCCACTGGAGCAGGCGTACTTCACTTGCAGAGGCTCGATACAGGATGAGAGCCCAAATAGAACTTGCGATCGTCACATAATCTGAAGACATGCCAGCCACCTATTTTGAATAGGTGTGACTGTATCATAGACGACTGATTTTGGGGGCAAAGGGCTTAAATCATTGTTGGATTAATATTTGGATGCCATTtcactcttttcttttcatcgTTTGTAccgaatcttaaagcacatATCATAACAATAATGACGAAGCCGTCCCAGCCGGCCAGCTCGTGAAAACCATGCCGGATCATGCAACTATATCAAGGGCTCGATCTACGTGAGGTTTACGGGGTGACAACGGAACATCGTCTGCTCGTAGCTAGCTCGCGCGCTTCCTCTCCACAGGATTGAAGCTGCATGTGTCGTTCGTACAATGTCGTCAATAGCAGCAGCCAAGGGCAGCGAGATGGAGGCCGCTGGCGGCGAGAAGACGACGAAGAGGAGCGCGTGGCTGCCGTGGACGGTGCGGGTCCACGTGATGGCCCTCGGCGCGGCCGGCGACTGGGCGCAGCGACCCGTCGGCACCGTGAACCGCTTCCTCTTCTTGATCACCGACCGCCGGGCCCGCGCCCCGACGCCGCGCACGGCGGCGTGCGCACCGCTGACGTCACCATCGACGCCGCCAAAAACCTCTGGGCGCGCGTCTTCACGCCCCCTCCCAGTACCCCGGTGCCGCTCCCCGTCGTGGTGTacttccacggcggcggcctttttttttttgagcaagGTCGGGAGGAGAGGACCCTATCTAAATTTTATAAAAGGGGAACAAAACGTCCCAGGCAATACAATTTACAGGCCAACGGGCAGAGAAATTACAAGGGGTGGAGAATATGCAAAGTGAAGAAGAATAAAGGCAGAGAAATAGAaaacaagctagctaggtcaATCTCCTGACCGCATTTGAGCAGCCAGCTTCTCTTTAGATTTCAAATAGTGGCACCAAAGTTTCAAAGTTTCTGAAGCTGTCGgcggcctcggccccgctgGACGCCATGTCCGCTTCGCCCGCGCGctgggcgccgccgtcgtctccgTCGACTACCGCCTCGCCCCCGAGCACCACTTCCCCGCCGCCTACGACGACGGCGAAGCCGCCCTCCGCTACCTCGCCGCCAACGACGGCAtcttctccgtctccgtcGACCTCTCCCGCTGCTTCCTCGCCGGGGACAGCGCGGGCGGCAACATCGCGCACCACGTGGCGCACCGCTGGACGTCCGATCCCCAAGCCCAACCCAGTCCCGATCCCGCACTGCGGCTCGCCGGGATCATCCTGCTGCAGCCCTActtcggcggcgaggagcggaCCGAATCGGAGCTGTCCCTGGGAGGCGTGGCGCCCGTGGTGAACCTCCGCCGCTCCGACTGGTCGTGGTAGGCATTCTTCCCGGTGGCCGCCGACCGGAACCACCCGGCGGCGCACGTGACTGGGGAAGCagggccggagccggagctggGCGAGGGCTTCCTGCCGGCGATGGTGGCGGTCGGCGGGCTCGACCCGCTGCAGGACTGGCAGCGGCGGTACGCCGCCATGCTGCTGCGAcggaaggggaagaaggcggTGCGGCTGGTGGAGTTCCCGGACGCCATCCACTGCTTCTACATGTTCCCGGAGCTCCCCGACGCCGG
This is a stretch of genomic DNA from Brachypodium distachyon strain Bd21 chromosome 1, Brachypodium_distachyon_v3.0, whole genome shotgun sequence. It encodes these proteins:
- the LOC100840777 gene encoding probable carboxylesterase 18 — translated: MAREELRARVRAALPWTVRLQLRALEAAVDATQRRRDGTVNRFLFNLLADRRVAPTTTSGSVRSLDVTVDASTGVTARVFFNSGAPTAPSPRPVVVYFHGGGFTVFSAATGPYDSLCRSICLGSGAVVVSLSYRLAPEHRFPAAYDDGAAALRFLTTSSAASQIPVPIDLSRCFLAGDSAGANIAHHVAHRFTSSSSSPPPNIQIAGIILLSAYFGGQERTESELALEGVAPIVNLRRSDFWWKAFLPAGADRNHPAAHVTGEAGPEPELGEAFPPALVVVGGLDPLQDWGRRYAAMLRRMGKSVKVVEFPEAVHAFYFFPALPESARLVEEIKAFVQQDAEPNSNSS